From the Pseudoxanthobacter soli DSM 19599 genome, one window contains:
- a CDS encoding heparinase II/III family protein yields the protein MASKPARRTPIWRLLSRRIAADLRLGFRLSALGRWTQMGATPERLLIAHQDIRTADPTVAADIYAGVFVFSGQIVEAGGRSPFEIEPAPSPEWAAALHGFGWLRHLRASDSPLSRSNARALVDDWVRSSAKLPDIAWRPDVVARRILSWLSQSPLILEGCDRPFYQRFMRSLARQVRFLRHSFSDVQDGLPRLQAAAALVAAAVSISGQERHVRSALRVLDLELERQFLPDGGHVSRNPAAILDALIEILPIRQAISARGVSPSPTLMGTIDRMMPMIRFFRHGDGSFARFNGVGVTPRGLVATVMAHDDSFGTAPANASHSGYQRVEGGQAVVIMDTGAPPPAAVSASAHAGALSFEFSSGQNLIVVNCGAPASNRGEWRTAARSTAAHSTLVVDDASSVRFLSGRLERWLGPLILEGPGPIEVHREDTPDHVVLTAAHDGYQGRFGVIHERAIALTADGRRLNGIDRLQPAEGSAAMAERYAIRFHLHPSVRASRAAGGSSVLIVCPDGEAWQFTANGAEIALEESIFLAGLQGVRRTEQIVLHGRVDANPDVAWRFDRQAAGRSAARRAPPSEAPRLF from the coding sequence ATGGCGTCGAAACCGGCGAGGCGGACCCCCATCTGGCGGCTGTTGTCGCGCCGGATCGCGGCGGATCTGCGTCTCGGTTTCCGGCTGTCGGCGCTCGGCCGCTGGACGCAGATGGGCGCGACGCCCGAACGCCTCCTGATCGCCCATCAGGACATCCGCACCGCCGACCCGACAGTTGCCGCCGACATCTATGCCGGCGTGTTCGTGTTCTCCGGCCAGATCGTCGAGGCGGGCGGCCGCTCGCCGTTCGAGATCGAGCCCGCCCCCTCGCCGGAGTGGGCGGCGGCGCTGCACGGTTTCGGCTGGCTCCGGCATCTGCGCGCCTCCGATTCGCCGCTGTCCCGCTCCAACGCCCGCGCGCTCGTCGACGATTGGGTCCGCTCCTCGGCGAAGCTGCCCGACATCGCCTGGCGGCCGGACGTGGTGGCGCGCCGCATCCTGTCGTGGCTGTCGCAGTCGCCGCTCATCCTCGAAGGCTGCGACCGGCCGTTCTACCAGCGCTTCATGCGCTCGCTCGCGCGGCAGGTGCGCTTCCTTCGCCACAGTTTCTCGGACGTGCAGGACGGCCTGCCCCGGCTTCAGGCCGCCGCCGCGCTCGTCGCCGCCGCCGTCTCGATCTCCGGCCAGGAGCGCCATGTCCGCAGCGCGCTCCGGGTGCTCGACCTCGAACTCGAACGGCAGTTCCTGCCGGACGGCGGCCACGTCTCCCGTAATCCAGCCGCGATCCTCGACGCGCTGATCGAGATCCTGCCGATCCGGCAGGCGATCTCGGCCCGCGGCGTCTCCCCTTCGCCGACGCTCATGGGCACCATCGACCGGATGATGCCGATGATCCGCTTCTTCCGGCACGGCGACGGCAGCTTCGCCCGCTTCAACGGCGTCGGCGTCACCCCCCGCGGGCTCGTCGCCACCGTGATGGCCCACGACGACAGCTTCGGCACTGCCCCGGCGAACGCGAGCCACTCCGGCTACCAGCGGGTGGAGGGTGGCCAGGCGGTGGTAATCATGGACACCGGCGCGCCACCGCCGGCCGCCGTCAGCGCCAGCGCCCATGCCGGTGCGCTTTCGTTCGAGTTCTCGTCCGGGCAGAACCTCATCGTCGTCAATTGCGGCGCCCCGGCGTCGAACCGCGGGGAGTGGCGCACCGCCGCCCGGTCCACCGCGGCGCACTCGACCCTCGTCGTCGACGACGCCTCCTCGGTGCGCTTCCTGAGCGGCCGGCTGGAGCGCTGGCTGGGCCCCCTCATCCTCGAAGGTCCCGGCCCGATCGAGGTCCACCGCGAGGACACGCCCGACCACGTCGTGCTCACCGCCGCTCACGACGGCTACCAGGGCCGCTTCGGCGTGATCCACGAACGCGCTATCGCCCTGACCGCCGACGGCAGGCGGCTGAACGGCATTGACCGGCTGCAGCCGGCCGAGGGCAGCGCCGCGATGGCGGAACGCTACGCCATCCGCTTCCACCTTCACCCCTCGGTGCGCGCCAGCCGCGCCGCCGGCGGCAGCTCGGTGCTGATCGTCTGCCCGGACGGCGAGGCCTGGCAGTTCACCGCCAACGGCGCCGAGATCGCGCTGGAGGAATCGATTTTCCTCGCCGGCCTTCAGGGCGTGCGCCGCACAGAACAGATCGTGCTGCACGGCCGCGTCGATGCGAACCCCGACGTCGCCTGGCGGTTCGACCGCCAGGCCGCCGGCCGCAGCGCCGCGCGCCGCGCTCCACCGTCCGAGGCGCCCCGGCTGTTCTGA
- a CDS encoding thermonuclease family protein encodes MSRVSRLRMAKAAALLWGAVFVPSCLQAAERIAGPVEARVERVIDGDTLAVRAHIWLGQDVSVLVRIRGIDAPELHGRCAAERQQALAARGALAAAVEAGTVTLSAIEADKYGGRILADVASPEAGPLDHHLLGTGLARAYAGAARGGWCAGSDVGAADTAGSNPG; translated from the coding sequence ATGTCCCGCGTATCCCGCCTTCGCATGGCCAAGGCCGCCGCGCTCCTCTGGGGCGCGGTGTTCGTGCCGTCGTGCCTGCAGGCCGCGGAGCGGATCGCCGGGCCGGTGGAGGCGCGGGTGGAGCGCGTCATCGACGGCGACACGCTCGCGGTCCGCGCCCACATCTGGCTCGGGCAGGATGTGTCCGTTCTGGTCCGCATCCGAGGCATCGACGCGCCGGAACTGCACGGACGCTGCGCGGCCGAGCGGCAGCAGGCCCTGGCCGCCCGCGGCGCCCTGGCGGCGGCCGTGGAGGCCGGGACCGTCACGCTGAGCGCGATCGAAGCCGACAAATATGGCGGACGTATCCTCGCCGACGTCGCCTCGCCGGAAGCAGGCCCGCTCGACCACCACCTTCTCGGCACCGGCCTTGCCCGCGCTTATGCCGGGGCCGCCCGCGGCGGATGGTGCGCCGGCAGCGATGTCGGCGCCGCCGATACGGCGGGTTCGAACCCGGGCTGA
- a CDS encoding YciI family protein encodes MLYAAVCIDKPNALDLRMATRPVHLKWIEANLSTIRTAGPLLDPKGENPIGSLFVVEAESLEAARTFMAEDPYNGAGLFASVDVRPWRMTFGTFG; translated from the coding sequence ATGCTCTACGCCGCCGTCTGCATCGACAAGCCGAACGCGCTCGACCTGCGCATGGCCACCCGGCCGGTCCATCTGAAGTGGATCGAGGCCAACCTGTCGACGATCCGCACCGCCGGCCCGCTGCTCGATCCCAAGGGCGAGAACCCGATCGGCTCGCTGTTCGTGGTGGAGGCGGAGAGTCTGGAGGCGGCGCGCACCTTCATGGCGGAGGATCCCTACAATGGCGCCGGCCTGTTCGCCTCGGTCGATGTGCGGCCCTGGCGGATGACGTTCGGCACGTTCGGCTGA
- a CDS encoding GlcG/HbpS family heme-binding protein produces MTDLTLALARKIIDEGFVKSAELGLKPLAIAVLDAAGQLKAFARQDAPALLRADIAIGKAYGALAVGLGSRALNRMAIERPHFVQGLESISGGKIVPVIGGVLIKTAEERIVGAVGVSGDLSENDEAVAIAGIEAAGLSADPGM; encoded by the coding sequence GTGACCGACCTGACGCTGGCGCTCGCGCGCAAGATCATCGACGAGGGCTTCGTGAAGTCCGCGGAACTGGGGCTGAAGCCGCTCGCCATCGCGGTGCTCGATGCCGCCGGCCAGCTCAAGGCGTTCGCCCGGCAGGACGCGCCGGCCCTGCTGCGGGCCGACATCGCCATCGGTAAGGCTTACGGGGCGCTCGCCGTCGGGCTCGGCTCCCGCGCGCTGAACCGCATGGCGATCGAACGTCCGCATTTCGTCCAGGGCCTCGAGAGCATCTCGGGGGGCAAGATCGTGCCGGTGATCGGCGGCGTTCTGATCAAGACGGCGGAGGAACGCATCGTCGGTGCGGTCGGCGTCTCCGGCGACCTGTCGGAGAACGACGAGGCGGTCGCCATCGCCGGCATCGAGGCCGCCGGCCTCTCCGCCGATCCGGGGATGTGA
- the acs gene encoding acetate--CoA ligase: MYEPVIAVPPSFAASALVDEAGYRAMYERSIADPEGFWGEHGRRIDWIKPYTTVKNTSYGHPDVSIRWYEDGTLNVSANCVDRHAATRPDQVAIIWEGDDPGEQRLITYRELKDEVCRFANVLKAHGVKRGDRVTLYLPMIPEAAFAMLACARIGAVHSVVFGGFSPDALAGRIEDCASTVVITADEGLRGGKRVPLKANVDAAISRISEDHFAPVETVIVVRRTGGNVAMTPGRDVWYDEEAARVPAVCGPEEMNAEDPLFILYTSGSTGKPKGVLHTSGGYLVYASMTHQYVFDYKPGDIYWCTADVGWVTGHSYIVYGPLANGATTLMFEGVPTWPTNARLWQVVDKHKVTIFYTAPTAIRALMGAGDEPVKSASRASLRLLGSVGEPINPEAWLWYYHTVGDNRCPIVDTWWQTETGGILITPLPGATALKPGSATLPFFGVRPALVDNEGNTLEGAAEGNLVLLDSWPGQMRTVFGDHQRFVETYFSTYKGTYFTGDGCRRDADGYYWITGRVDDVLNVSGHRMGTAEIESALVAHPAVSEAAVVGYPHDIKGQGIYAYVTLMQGEQPTDDLRRALVHWVRKEIGPIATPDLIQFAPGLPKTRSGKIMRRILRKIAEDHYEALGDISTLADPSVVADLIENRMNRRVAVA; this comes from the coding sequence ATGTACGAACCAGTCATCGCCGTTCCCCCGTCCTTCGCGGCTTCCGCTCTTGTGGACGAGGCCGGCTATCGCGCCATGTACGAGCGCTCGATCGCCGATCCCGAGGGCTTCTGGGGTGAGCATGGCCGGCGGATCGACTGGATCAAGCCCTACACCACCGTGAAGAACACCAGCTACGGCCATCCCGACGTGTCGATCCGCTGGTACGAGGACGGCACACTGAACGTCTCGGCAAACTGCGTCGACCGGCATGCGGCCACCCGGCCCGACCAGGTGGCGATCATCTGGGAGGGCGACGATCCGGGCGAGCAGCGGCTCATCACCTATCGCGAGCTGAAGGACGAAGTCTGCCGCTTCGCCAACGTGCTGAAGGCGCACGGCGTGAAGCGCGGCGACCGCGTCACGCTCTACCTGCCGATGATCCCCGAGGCGGCGTTCGCCATGCTCGCCTGCGCGCGCATCGGCGCGGTGCATTCGGTCGTGTTCGGCGGCTTCTCGCCGGATGCGCTCGCCGGCCGCATTGAGGACTGCGCCTCGACGGTCGTCATCACTGCCGACGAGGGCCTGCGCGGCGGCAAGCGCGTGCCGCTCAAGGCCAACGTGGACGCCGCCATCTCCCGTATCTCGGAGGATCATTTCGCCCCGGTCGAGACCGTGATCGTGGTGCGCCGCACCGGCGGCAACGTGGCGATGACCCCCGGCCGTGACGTCTGGTACGACGAGGAAGCCGCCAGGGTGCCGGCTGTTTGCGGGCCGGAGGAGATGAACGCGGAGGACCCGCTGTTCATCCTCTATACGTCGGGCTCCACCGGCAAGCCGAAGGGCGTGCTGCACACCTCCGGCGGCTATCTCGTCTATGCGTCGATGACGCACCAGTACGTGTTCGACTACAAGCCCGGCGACATCTACTGGTGCACGGCTGATGTCGGCTGGGTGACCGGCCACTCCTACATCGTCTATGGTCCGCTCGCGAACGGCGCCACTACGCTGATGTTCGAGGGCGTGCCGACGTGGCCGACCAATGCCCGGCTGTGGCAGGTGGTCGACAAGCACAAGGTCACGATCTTCTACACCGCGCCGACCGCCATTCGCGCGCTGATGGGCGCCGGCGACGAGCCGGTGAAGAGCGCGTCGCGGGCGAGCCTGCGCCTGCTCGGTTCGGTCGGCGAGCCGATCAATCCGGAAGCGTGGCTGTGGTATTATCACACCGTCGGCGACAACCGCTGCCCGATCGTCGACACCTGGTGGCAGACCGAGACCGGCGGCATCCTGATCACGCCGCTGCCGGGTGCGACGGCGCTGAAGCCGGGCTCCGCGACGCTGCCGTTCTTCGGCGTGCGTCCGGCGCTGGTCGACAACGAGGGCAACACGCTGGAAGGCGCGGCGGAAGGCAACCTCGTGCTGCTCGATTCCTGGCCCGGCCAGATGCGCACGGTGTTCGGCGATCACCAGCGCTTCGTCGAGACCTATTTCTCCACCTACAAGGGCACCTATTTCACCGGCGACGGCTGCCGGCGCGACGCGGACGGCTATTACTGGATCACCGGGCGGGTCGACGACGTGCTGAACGTCTCTGGCCACCGCATGGGCACCGCCGAGATCGAATCGGCGCTCGTTGCCCATCCGGCGGTGTCGGAGGCGGCGGTGGTCGGCTATCCCCACGACATCAAGGGGCAGGGCATCTATGCCTATGTCACGCTGATGCAGGGCGAACAGCCGACCGACGACCTGCGCCGCGCGCTGGTGCATTGGGTGCGCAAGGAAATCGGCCCGATCGCGACGCCCGACCTGATCCAGTTCGCGCCGGGCCTGCCCAAGACGCGCTCCGGCAAGATCATGCGCCGCATCCTGCGCAAGATCGCCGAGGATCATTACGAGGCGCTCGGCGATATCTCGACGCTCGCCGATCCCAGCGTGGTGGCGGACCTCATCGAGAACCGGATGAACCGCCGCGTCGCCGTCGCCTGA
- the purH gene encoding bifunctional phosphoribosylaminoimidazolecarboxamide formyltransferase/IMP cyclohydrolase, whose protein sequence is MSVTVKEIATPDRVALKRALISVSDKTGVVEFAAALAAQGVELVSTGGTRKAIADAGVPVIDVSVITGFPEIMDGRVKTLHPKVHGGLLAVRDDPEHAAALAAHGIPTFDLVVIDLYPFEKTVASGAVGQAVIETIDIGGPAMIRASAKNHAYASIVVDPADYAGVLAEIGAHDGATTAAFRRRLAAKAFSRTAAYDAAISRWMTDVVAAEALAANPAAEPETPKWRAFGGELVQAMRYGENPHQPAAFYRSAPSRAGVATARQVQGKALSYNNLNDTDAAYELVAEFPPAAGAAVAIIKHANPCGVGQGGSILEAYHRALACDPVSAFGGIVALNSTLDAEAAARIVEVFTEVIIAPAATDEAIAIVGAKKNLRLLIAGSLPDPREQGLTVKSLAGGLLVQGRDNAVIDDLDLKVVTKRAPTAAELADLKFAWKVVKHVKSNAIVYAKNGATVGIGAGQMSRVDSARIAAWKAADAAKAAGLDGSPTIGSVVASDAFFPFADGLLAAVDAGATAVIQPGGSMRDAEVIAAADEAGLAMIFTGVRHFRH, encoded by the coding sequence ATGTCCGTCACCGTCAAAGAGATCGCCACGCCCGATCGCGTCGCTCTCAAGCGCGCCCTGATCTCGGTTTCCGACAAGACGGGCGTGGTGGAGTTCGCCGCCGCGCTCGCGGCTCAGGGCGTCGAGCTCGTCTCCACCGGCGGCACCCGCAAGGCGATCGCCGATGCCGGCGTTCCGGTCATCGACGTCTCCGTGATCACCGGCTTCCCGGAGATCATGGACGGCCGGGTCAAGACGCTGCATCCGAAGGTCCATGGCGGCCTGCTGGCGGTGCGTGACGATCCCGAACATGCCGCGGCGCTCGCCGCCCACGGCATCCCCACCTTCGACCTCGTGGTGATCGACCTCTATCCGTTCGAGAAGACGGTCGCCTCCGGCGCGGTCGGCCAGGCGGTGATCGAGACCATCGACATCGGCGGGCCCGCGATGATCCGCGCCTCCGCCAAGAACCATGCCTATGCCAGCATCGTGGTCGACCCGGCCGACTATGCCGGCGTGCTGGCGGAAATCGGCGCCCATGATGGTGCGACGACGGCCGCCTTCCGCCGCCGGCTCGCCGCCAAGGCGTTCTCCCGCACCGCCGCCTACGATGCCGCGATCTCGCGCTGGATGACGGACGTCGTCGCCGCCGAGGCGCTGGCCGCGAACCCGGCGGCCGAACCGGAGACGCCGAAGTGGCGCGCGTTCGGCGGCGAACTCGTCCAGGCGATGCGCTACGGCGAGAACCCGCACCAGCCGGCCGCGTTCTACCGCTCGGCGCCGTCGCGCGCCGGTGTCGCCACCGCCCGCCAGGTGCAGGGCAAGGCGCTGTCCTACAACAATCTCAACGACACCGACGCCGCCTATGAACTTGTTGCGGAGTTCCCGCCGGCCGCGGGCGCGGCCGTCGCCATCATCAAGCATGCCAACCCGTGCGGCGTCGGCCAGGGCGGCAGCATTCTCGAGGCCTATCACCGTGCCCTCGCCTGCGACCCGGTCTCGGCCTTTGGCGGCATCGTGGCGCTGAACTCCACTCTCGATGCCGAGGCGGCCGCCAGGATCGTCGAGGTCTTCACCGAGGTGATCATCGCCCCCGCCGCGACGGACGAGGCGATCGCCATCGTCGGCGCCAAGAAGAATCTGCGCCTGCTCATTGCCGGCTCGCTGCCGGATCCCCGCGAGCAGGGCCTCACGGTGAAGTCGCTTGCCGGAGGCCTTCTGGTGCAGGGCCGCGACAACGCGGTGATCGACGACCTCGACCTCAAGGTCGTCACCAAGCGCGCCCCGACGGCGGCCGAACTCGCCGACCTGAAGTTCGCCTGGAAGGTGGTCAAGCACGTCAAGTCGAACGCCATCGTCTATGCGAAGAACGGCGCCACGGTCGGCATCGGCGCCGGCCAGATGAGCCGGGTCGACTCGGCCCGCATCGCCGCCTGGAAGGCCGCCGATGCCGCCAAGGCCGCCGGCCTCGACGGGTCGCCGACCATCGGCTCGGTGGTCGCCTCCGACGCGTTCTTCCCGTTCGCGGACGGTCTTCTCGCCGCCGTCGATGCCGGCGCGACCGCCGTGATCCAGCCCGGCGGCTCCATGCGCGACGCCGAGGTGATCGCCGCTGCCGACGAGGCCGGCCTCGCCATGATCTTCACCGGCGTCCGCCACTTCCGCCACTGA
- a CDS encoding EVE domain-containing protein, which translates to MPHWLYKSEPFKWSWDAQVAAGEKGTHWDGVRNHSAKLNLLAMRLGDRGFFYHSNEGKEIVGIVEVIREAYPDPSDPAGKFVMVDLKAVEPLPRPVTLAEIKEEPALKDMALLKYSRLSVQPVTDEEWAFVLRMAGKAAA; encoded by the coding sequence ATGCCGCACTGGCTCTACAAGTCCGAGCCGTTCAAGTGGTCGTGGGATGCCCAGGTGGCGGCCGGCGAGAAGGGCACCCACTGGGACGGCGTGCGCAACCACTCCGCCAAGCTCAACCTTCTCGCCATGCGCCTCGGCGACCGCGGCTTCTTCTACCACTCCAACGAGGGCAAGGAGATCGTGGGCATCGTCGAGGTGATCCGCGAGGCCTATCCCGATCCGTCCGATCCGGCGGGCAAGTTCGTGATGGTGGACCTGAAGGCGGTCGAGCCGCTGCCGCGCCCGGTCACGCTCGCCGAGATCAAGGAGGAGCCGGCCCTGAAGGACATGGCGCTCCTGAAATATTCCCGGCTTTCGGTTCAGCCGGTCACGGACGAGGAATGGGCGTTCGTGCTGCGCATGGCCGGGAAAGCGGCGGCGTGA
- the phaR gene encoding polyhydroxyalkanoate synthesis repressor PhaR yields the protein MAKTNEATIIKKYANRRLYNTGTSTYVTLEDLAEMVKNEEDFVVFDAKSGEEITRSVLTQIIFEQENKGQNLLPISFLRQLIRFYGDSMQNLVPSYLDFSISSLSREQERFRNHLTTAFGSSAFDALEDQVRRNTEIFERSMRMFLPFGTTGEPQRPATEETKAAAPVNELEEMKRQLADMQRKIESIAVPKKGETD from the coding sequence ATGGCAAAGACCAACGAGGCTACCATCATCAAGAAGTACGCCAACCGGCGGTTGTACAACACCGGAACGAGTACCTACGTCACCCTCGAAGATCTGGCCGAGATGGTGAAGAACGAAGAGGACTTCGTCGTGTTCGACGCCAAGTCCGGCGAGGAGATCACCCGCTCCGTGCTGACCCAGATCATCTTCGAGCAGGAGAACAAGGGCCAGAACCTGCTGCCGATTTCGTTCCTGCGCCAGCTCATCCGCTTCTACGGCGATTCGATGCAGAATCTGGTGCCGAGCTATCTCGACTTTTCGATCTCGTCGCTGTCGCGCGAGCAGGAGCGGTTCCGCAACCATCTGACGACCGCGTTCGGCTCCTCCGCCTTCGACGCGCTGGAGGATCAGGTCCGGCGCAACACCGAGATCTTCGAGCGGTCGATGCGGATGTTCCTTCCCTTCGGAACGACCGGAGAGCCGCAGCGTCCCGCCACGGAAGAGACCAAGGCCGCCGCGCCGGTCAACGAACTGGAGGAAATGAAGCGCCAGCTCGCCGACATGCAGCGCAAGATCGAGTCGATCGCCGTGCCGAAGAAGGGCGAGACCGACTGA
- a CDS encoding alpha-hydroxy acid oxidase has protein sequence MYPGLFDGIDRCRNVGDFRVLAKRRLPSPIFHYIDGAAEDETSYRRNTEAFSTCDLVPSVLTGVEKVDMSVSVMGCKLAMPVFCSPTALQRLFHYDGERAVARAAEKFGTLFAVSSLGTVSIEEIGHAISSPKMFQLYFHKDRGLTWSMVERCKAAKFDSITLTVDSITGGNRERDLMTGFTSPPKLTLRSLMSFAMRPSWTFNYLFREKFSLPQLEGHVSEGTNMAISIGEYFTKMLDPSMNWSDAEEVRKRWGGHFCLKGIMSVADAKRAVDIGANAIMISNHAGRQLDGSRAPFDQIAEIADAVGGQIEIICDGGIRRGTHVLKAMSAGATACSGGHLYLYALAAGGQAGVEKALGNLRTEIERDMRLMGITRLDQLSRENLRYR, from the coding sequence ATGTATCCTGGCCTGTTCGACGGAATCGATCGCTGCCGAAACGTCGGCGACTTCAGGGTGCTTGCGAAGCGGCGTCTGCCGTCGCCGATCTTCCATTACATTGATGGCGCCGCCGAGGACGAGACCAGCTATCGTCGCAACACCGAGGCGTTCTCGACCTGCGATCTGGTGCCGAGCGTGCTCACCGGCGTCGAGAAGGTGGACATGTCGGTCTCGGTCATGGGCTGCAAGCTGGCGATGCCCGTGTTCTGCTCCCCGACCGCGCTCCAGCGCCTGTTCCACTATGACGGCGAGCGCGCGGTCGCCCGCGCCGCGGAGAAGTTCGGCACGCTGTTCGCGGTTTCCTCCCTCGGCACCGTCAGCATCGAGGAGATCGGGCACGCGATCTCCTCGCCGAAGATGTTCCAGCTCTATTTCCACAAGGACCGCGGACTGACCTGGAGCATGGTGGAGCGCTGCAAGGCGGCGAAGTTCGATTCCATCACGCTCACCGTCGATTCCATCACCGGCGGCAACCGCGAACGCGACCTGATGACCGGCTTCACCTCGCCGCCGAAGCTGACCCTGCGCAGCCTCATGAGCTTCGCCATGCGGCCGTCGTGGACCTTCAACTACCTCTTCCGGGAGAAGTTCAGCCTGCCCCAGCTCGAAGGCCATGTGAGCGAAGGTACCAACATGGCGATCTCCATCGGCGAGTACTTCACCAAGATGCTCGACCCGTCGATGAACTGGTCGGATGCCGAGGAAGTCCGCAAGCGCTGGGGCGGCCACTTCTGCCTCAAGGGCATCATGAGCGTCGCCGACGCCAAGCGCGCGGTCGATATCGGCGCCAACGCGATCATGATCTCCAACCACGCCGGCCGCCAGCTCGACGGCTCGCGCGCGCCGTTCGACCAGATCGCCGAGATCGCCGATGCGGTCGGCGGCCAGATCGAGATCATCTGCGACGGCGGCATCCGCCGCGGCACCCATGTGCTCAAGGCGATGTCGGCGGGGGCGACCGCCTGCTCCGGCGGCCATCTCTATCTTTATGCGCTCGCCGCCGGCGGGCAGGCGGGCGTGGAGAAGGCGCTCGGCAACCTGCGCACCGAGATCGAGCGCGACATGCGCCTGATGGGCATCACCCGTCTCGACCAGCTCTCGCGCGAGAACCTGCGCTACCGCTAA
- a CDS encoding class I SAM-dependent methyltransferase, translating into MGVRAAHGRESGGVSAPLEDPVAFIRANTLLAPSSLVPEVRLHLADEAIELWRRTEDVLGESDLPPPYWAFAWAGGQALARHVLDHPDLVAGRRVLDFASGSGIVAIAALKAGAASVVATEIDAFARAAILLNAQANGVEADLAVSGEDATAGEAGRFDVVLAGDVFYEKPMATRVGGWLVRECAAGTAVLVGDPGRSYLPKAELDPVAEYRVPVPRAIEDSDLKHTRIWRFRS; encoded by the coding sequence ATGGGCGTTCGTGCTGCGCATGGCCGGGAAAGCGGCGGCGTGAGCGCGCCGCTGGAAGACCCGGTCGCCTTCATCCGCGCCAACACGCTGCTGGCGCCGTCGTCCCTCGTGCCGGAGGTGCGGCTTCATCTCGCCGACGAGGCCATCGAGCTTTGGCGGCGAACCGAGGACGTGCTCGGCGAGAGCGACCTGCCGCCGCCCTACTGGGCTTTCGCCTGGGCAGGCGGGCAGGCGCTCGCCCGTCACGTGCTCGACCATCCGGACCTGGTGGCCGGCCGGCGGGTGCTCGACTTCGCCTCCGGTTCGGGCATCGTGGCGATCGCCGCCTTGAAGGCGGGGGCCGCCTCCGTCGTCGCCACCGAGATCGACGCCTTCGCGCGCGCAGCGATCCTCCTCAACGCGCAGGCGAACGGCGTGGAGGCCGATCTTGCTGTGTCGGGCGAGGATGCGACCGCGGGCGAGGCCGGCCGCTTCGACGTGGTGCTGGCGGGCGACGTGTTCTACGAGAAGCCGATGGCGACGCGTGTCGGCGGCTGGCTCGTGCGCGAATGCGCCGCTGGAACCGCGGTTCTCGTCGGTGATCCCGGCCGGTCCTACCTGCCGAAGGCCGAGCTCGATCCGGTCGCGGAGTACCGCGTCCCCGTGCCGCGGGCCATCGAGGACAGCGACCTCAAGCACACCCGCATCTGGCGGTTCCGCTCCTGA